In the genome of Vespa crabro chromosome 1, iyVesCrab1.2, whole genome shotgun sequence, the window CCTGTATCGCTATCCTCGGATCGTCGTCGCCTTTCCCCAGGTCGTAGACCAAACGTCAGCGCGTAAGCTTCTCGGAAAAACTATTAAAGtgtttacttttgtttttcttctttttccttttcttttcgaatacaattatttttctttattttttgctttctttctttttttctttttttttgttttttctttttgttttcataacTATTACAAATCTTTTAGAAATGTTTAacgtaaagaaagagatgaaaaatttgtttgaaaTTGAACAAAGTAATTTACCAACCTGTTCGAGCTTCTTTTGTCGACGTTCTTTAGTTTCCGCTTTTGCGAGCATAACATCGCGGTTAACTTGGAAAAGCGTGCAATGTTTCTTGTGGGACGACAGGAACGCTTCCAATTTCGCAATGAACTTTCTGCGCGAGGCCAAGGAATCGAGTTCAAGGACAAGGTCGTAATCACGTGGTATACGTAACAATACCAACGCCTTTCTATGCCCGCTTTCGCTCtccttaaatatttattgaagtTCGATATCAATAGTATGAGATCTTaagttttttttatgtatgcgttaaaaagaatcgatgaaaaaaattgattatatataagaaagaagaagttgttaaagtaaatgaaataagTACCTGAGACTCTTCTATGGTTATTGTATTAACGCCGCTAAAATCGAACGTACGAAGTTTTTCGCCCTTTCGATCGACGATATGCAAAGCTGCTTCAGGACCGAAACGAACTTTTACCAAGCGACGATGATTTGCGTGCAGCCATTCACGAACGACCATCTTGTCGACACAAATTCGGTTATCGCTTCTCCTTTGAATTTCTTCTTGAAGTATACGTAAACGACGTCTTCGTCGGTTCTGTAGTTTTACTAAGCCATAAGCGGCTCCAGCGCACAAAATTGGGAAAAATCCGAGGAAAACGCAGGCATAGATGTAGACGAATTCGCTACCctgtgtaaagaaaaaaaaaagaaagaaagaaagaaagaaagaaagaaagaaagaaaaaaaacacaaaatgaaaacaacattacgacaataaaatgatatttcagaATTTTGTTTGGcgttataaaaaagtaattttgtaaaaataatttcacttGATTTACTTcgaaatagtcgtatcgttgTAACGGTAAACAGGGCTCGAGTACAGATGAGTTCAATTGGAAAGGTTGAGGACACGGATCGTTTTCCTCCCAAAGGAATACTCGTTTCTGAATCGTGTCCGGCGGAATATTGGTTGCGTTTGTGATCACATCCCATAACGTCACACGGCGTATATCTTCAATTTCGGTTTTCGTAAAAATTCTATGTAAAAGGTATACGTTTAGTGTTTCCTTTATTATGTATACGCTCGAATATGATGGAATTCGATTGAATTCGAAGCGGATATCGATCTTACCCAGACTCTTCATTTTCAAACCAAAAGCGATCGGAGTCTCTCAAGCGTAAAAATTGTTCTTTAATAACCGCAGTAAAAAGTTCCCCGGGTCCATCACTGGATTCCAACATACCGCCGACGTAAACATCTACGTTATTTAAATTGTTCGAATGGATTTCAACGAGAGTACGCAGTAGAGATGGATTTTTGTTGAATAAGTCAGGATTAATCTCGTTCCATGTTTTCCTTGGCGTTAACTTGAAATGTTTTCGGGCAGTATTGTAATCCGGTAATCCATTATCGCGACCACGCATAATATTAAGAGCACCGAGATCTCTTCGTGAAAATTCCATTGGTCCGAAAAGATTATTTCGTATATCTGTACCGAGAAGATTATCCTCCTTTTCGGCTATTTGAGAACTCATTCCCATGATTAATTCTTCTATCGTACTATTCGCTAAAATTTCCTATAAAGAAATGATCGAGTTTAAGAGATCGATATAGATCTTGATACTTTGCACAAAGTaacttttttgatttattacaaatactcACGTTCGAATCCCACCAAGTTGAGCAAAGTCTGATCGCGGCTTGACCCGCGTTAGTCTTTCGAAACTCACATCTTTCGTCACGTCTGTATATACCAGGTGGTATAAGAGTATGTCCAAAACGAAAAGCAGCACTTTGAAAAATATGACTTATTCCTGGATGGAGATCAGTTTTATAGCCGGTATACGCTGGTAATTCTTCGTCCAAGAGCGTGGGAAGATactcatataaaataatgttctAAGATAAAGAGGACAAgggaaaaatttaattgaatcgTCTATTCATCTCTCATACTTGAAGAAAGTGGAAACTCGATTTGTACCTGTAGAGTTCCTATAACTATACGTCGTGCTTTCTGAAAGATTTCTTCGTCGGACATATCTGGATATTCTCGTTGTACACGACTTGCTATAACGTTATGCCAACGATAGAATAGGATCCCTAATGAGAGTAACGGTGGATGTTGATTGGTTCTTGGATCTCCGAGTACTAtgtaaaagattaaaatcaAGATAAGTAAAAGAGCACTCGTAGATAGATCGTACTCGATAATggaattatgaaatattattatggcgTAAATAACCATGAGAGTATGATAAATCTAATGAAATTTGGTTGTtacatattaacgatcatgATCGATCTTATGACTCGATAAGAATGATACATCGGctaatgtatttaattatttcgaacAAATACGAATCGTATTCGCGGCTGGATAttgcaaaagaagaagataaagagatttCGATGTTATGAGTAAGCTATGTTGTAAGAGAAATTTAAGGTAAACGGCAAGAACAAGGTGTAATCTTACGATAAAGCCGTTCTGGACTGAGCATTCTCATAACGTGCGGAACGGCATGATTGAAGAGTGGAGCGCGCATGGTGTTTCTCACGGGAAATTTTCTGCTTGGTTCCATGAGGAGACTTCCGTTCTTGAATGCTCGCATCGTGTTCGCCCATGCTTCGCTACTGGAGTATATGAAGCTACCATCGATCCAGCTTGTTACTTTATTTATCTGCAACCTCACATATTCAGAGCTATTTTTCATGTTATTGTTTATGagctaatatttttcttttacgtcatCGTCACTAGTCATGCGCGTAAAACAATGTGTCATCTATTTCATTCTCATATGAATAAGTAAACGTAATTCTATCCATACTTTATAAAACCGTGTCATTCACATTTCACTGTTTTCTTACAATCTAATGAAGTCATGTCTAACGTGCGTACATTGTGGATtaaattctcttttataaaaaagaaaaaaaaaaacaaataaaaggaagaaaaaaaaataattggagAAAGATGACAATTGTTTCCTTTCAAGTCACGCAAACTAAGAATAGTAAAGTCATCAATTCAAAATGGATACGGAAAAGTAGGAAATTACCTGTTCGCGAGGACTGTTCGGGCTACGTCCAGTTTGGCGGTCGTAATCGGCACGTAGAAAAGGAATGTACTTGTTACCTTGGCACTCCTTGTCGAAAACCGGATCGCATTTATCCACATCGATACGATGGAACTCTATAGGACAACCACTTTCGCTGGCCATGATTATTTCCGACGTGACTAGTTGTCCTGAAATGATTTCGCTATGTAgactaaaatttaatttttattgttaaatctTAATGTTATAGATTGAAAGTCGAACGAGATTAGTCATAACAGGATTTATTAAACAGGACCTAAACTGATATATGCTTCTGGCTACGAATTACgtattccatatatatatatatatatatatatatatatatattagtataacGGGGTATAATTTTGTGCAAACTCAACTATAAGTATTTTAGAAAAACACgtttatcgtttaaataaagATCTTCTCAGAATTAGAATTTCtgtttggaaaatatttttagaacgGAGATAGTCTTTACCGAAAAAAGCAAACAAAGCAGTCAGATTTTTAACGGAGGGTAAACCTTCATCTCCTTGCATAAAGAGATCGCTTAGCTTTCTTGGCGAGGGTCTATCTTGACCAGCCAATGCATAGACACCATCGGAATAAGCTGCAGGTACTTTTCGTATCAGCCTACTACCTATGGAATTTAGAGGCTGAATTAAGTGATACTTGAGAAAACTTTTctagataaatattttgactACTTGCCGATCGATCCCCAATTAGGATGAGCCAAGTTGTTGTACCATCCATCGTATCTTTGTTTTTCCGCACCATTGTGAAATGCTCCTAAAGATGTCAAGACTAACGATTAACaatgttattacattttaatggCATTTccattaagaattattattatcatttttttttttttttttttttttttttttttatatattttaaattcgcAAATTTTACATGGtcatatgttaattattaagacTTATGCGTAAAATTAAGGAACAAAGTATAAGCGATTCGTTTACAAATGACAAAATATGTAAcgcgattatcgttaatggGGCAACATATGAATGTTTAGAAACGAAAGCTTAATAAAAACGGAACTCAGCCAGGCGAGTTTGTCTGGCAAGAGCGAAAGTTTGTTGCGCGGCCAGCACCTACCGGTTTCAACGAGTAACACGATCCAGAGTGCCCAGAGAAACAAACGTAACCGTTTGAAGAAACGGGCCAAAAAAAGACGTTTCCCTGTCatcgttgtttttctttgctcTCTTCAAGTAGATCTAAATTAATGCCATATCTCGTTCGTACGAAAGATAAACCCAGGATATGTTGGATCTTTGTGTGAccagaaaaaacaaacaaaaaaaagaaaaaaaaaaaaaaaaaaagaaaagaaaaaaaagaaaagaagagaatttcACGTTTTCTCAATGATAATCAGAACGATCCATTTTCcttatttcactttttttgaATCCACAAACTGGATTACCAGGTAAGAGGACACATTTGTACGTAAAATCAAGAAAATCGTTTCGAAATATTGAATTGAGTCACCTCACAAGTTGCTTTAAGATAGAAACGTGAAGCAAAAAGTTGGGAAAGCTAACAATGCGGGTGCACAATAAGTGCAGAACATCACGTGCGTGCCGATCAAGTTGAAAAAAGTCTTGCTGGTTCTTGAAAATCCTTGTCCGTAGCAATCAGTCTTTTTCCACTTTGGCGTGTAATACAACGAAGATGAAGATAACAcgatgttttataaaaaaaaaaaaaaaaaaaaaatattgagaatCTGtaacctttctctctttttctttctctctatactttttctttttttaatttttttctcttggatTTTTGTAACGTGGTTTGGCCCAAGAGCGTGGCCCAAGTTTGTTAAGAAACAACCCACGAACCGACACCAGCCGATCTTAGCTGCACGGTGAAAGTCGCCGGTCTACTTGCTTCGTTCTTACCAGCCACCACCAGACTGGTGTActgtctttctccttctctcttctcatattcttcttctctctttcctttcaacAAGAACGAATGAGCCTACCAGTTCGTTCTATACGTAAAGCCTCTCTAACCAAAGCAGACCCCCCACCAAAGTTTCTTACTCGCAAGCGATTCCTTTCTCCAGTCGGCACGTTTTACCGAGGCGGCATCGTTCGTGACGTCACCATATGCGCAGGCCTAGTTTTTAAGTCCGCGGCACCGATTACCCAAGGCGAAACCTCTCCCGAGTCTCTCTGTGCCTCGAGTACGTTTCAAGGTCGTCGCTTCACGACGATCCTCACTAGCCTCGTGCTTCAAcgtttcatcttctttttttcttttttttttttttttttccttttttttttctttctttttgatcctTTCGACGAAGAAGGATTCTCTTAACAACATTTGGAGCGACCCTCATCGTGAGATACTCTTTTAACTTCTGGATCCGTATGAGTCATTTTCTTGAAACAGTCTAGACAATAtcgcaatattttcttttcttttttactgttTTCTATATAACCCGACGCTCGAGAAagtttatatgtaaattaaaatatatggaaAAATCTCTC includes:
- the LOC124431389 gene encoding dual oxidase isoform X2; translated protein: MTGKRLFLARFFKRLRLFLWALWIVLLVETGAFHNGAEKQRYDGWYNNLAHPNWGSIGSRLIRKVPAAYSDGVYALAGQDRPSPRKLSDLFMQGDEGLPSVKNLTALFAFFGQLVTSEIIMASESGCPIEFHRIDVDKCDPVFDKECQGNKYIPFLRADYDRQTGRSPNSPREQINKVTSWIDGSFIYSSSEAWANTMRAFKNGSLLMEPSRKFPVRNTMRAPLFNHAVPHVMRMLSPERLYLLGDPRTNQHPPLLSLGILFYRWHNVIASRVQREYPDMSDEEIFQKARRIVIGTLQNIILYEYLPTLLDEELPAYTGYKTDLHPGISHIFQSAAFRFGHTLIPPGIYRRDERCEFRKTNAGQAAIRLCSTWWDSNEILANSTIEELIMGMSSQIAEKEDNLLGTDIRNNLFGPMEFSRRDLGALNIMRGRDNGLPDYNTARKHFKLTPRKTWNEINPDLFNKNPSLLRTLVEIHSNNLNNVDVYVGGMLESSDGPGELFTAVIKEQFLRLRDSDRFWFENEESGIFTKTEIEDIRRVTLWDVITNATNIPPDTIQKRVFLWEENDPCPQPFQLNSSVLEPCLPLQRYDYFEGSEFVYIYACVFLGFFPILCAGAAYGLVKLQNRRRRRLRILQEEIQRRSDNRICVDKMVVREWLHANHRRLVKVRFGPEAALHIVDRKGEKLRTFDFSGVNTITIEESQESESGHRKALVLLRIPRDYDLVLELDSLASRRKFIAKLEAFLSSHKKHCTLFQVNRDVMLAKAETKERRQKKLEQFFREAYALTFGLRPGERRRRSEDSDTGEVITAMRTSLSKSEFASALGMRPDAVFVKKMFNIVDKDGDGRISFQEFLDTVLLFSRGKTEDKLRIIFDMCDKDSNGVIDKEELSEMLRSLVEIARTTSLSDDHVTELIDGMFQDAGLERKNYLTYNDFKLMMKEYKGDFVAIGLDCKGAKQNFLDMSTNVARMTSFQIDQLPPEDSKNWARKQWDAISTFLEENRQNIFYLFVFYVITIALFVERFIHYSFMAEHTDLRHIMGVGIAITRGSAAALSFCYSLLLLTMSRNLLTKLKEFSIQQYIPLDSHIQFHKIAACTALFFSILHTVGHIVNFYHVSTQPIAHLRCLTNEISFPSDAKPTITFWLFQTVTARLTGSPRFWIFFVGPAIIYALDKVVSLRTKYMALDIIETELLPSDVIKIKFYRPPNLKYLSGQWVRLSCTVFRSNEFHSFTLTSAPHENFLSCHIKAQGPWTWKLRNYFDPCNYNPEDEHPKIRIEGPFGGGNQDWYKFEVAVMVGGGIGVTPYASMLNDLVFGTSTNRYSGVACKKVYFLWICPSHKHFEWFIDVLRDVERKDVTDVLEIHIFITQFFHKFDLRTTMLYICENHFQRLSKKSIFTGLKAINHFGRPDMTSFLKFVQKKHSYVSKIGVFSCGPRPLTKSVMSACDEVNKGRRLPYFIHHFENFG
- the LOC124431389 gene encoding dual oxidase isoform X1; protein product: MTGKRLFLARFFKRLRLFLWALWIVLLVETGAFHNGAEKQRYDGWYNNLAHPNWGSIGSRLIRKVPAAYSDGVYALAGQDRPSPRKLSDLFMQGDEGLPSVKNLTALFAFFGQLVTSEIIMASESGCPIEFHRIDVDKCDPVFDKECQGNKYIPFLRADYDRQTGRSPNSPREQINKVTSWIDGSFIYSSSEAWANTMRAFKNGSLLMEPSRKFPVRNTMRAPLFNHAVPHVMRMLSPERLYLLGDPRTNQHPPLLSLGILFYRWHNVIASRVQREYPDMSDEEIFQKARRIVIGTLQNIILYEYLPTLLDEELPAYTGYKTDLHPGISHIFQSAAFRFGHTLIPPGIYRRDERCEFRKTNAGQAAIRLCSTWWDSNEILANSTIEELIMGMSSQIAEKEDNLLGTDIRNNLFGPMEFSRRDLGALNIMRGRDNGLPDYNTARKHFKLTPRKTWNEINPDLFNKNPSLLRTLVEIHSNNLNNVDVYVGGMLESSDGPGELFTAVIKEQFLRLRDSDRFWFENEESGIFTKTEIEDIRRVTLWDVITNATNIPPDTIQKRVFLWEENDPCPQPFQLNSSVLEPCLPLQRYDYFEGSEFVYIYACVFLGFFPILCAGAAYGLVKLQNRRRRRLRILQEEIQRRSDNRICVDKMVVREWLHANHRRLVKVRFGPEAALHIVDRKGEKLRTFDFSGVNTITIEESQESESGHRKALVLLRIPRDYDLVLELDSLASRRKFIAKLEAFLSSHKKHCTLFQVNRDVMLAKAETKERRQKKLEQFFREAYALTFGLRPGERRRRSEDSDTGEVITAMRTSLSKSEFASALGMRPDAVFVKKMFNIVDKDGDGRISFQEFLDTVLLFSRGKTEDKLRIIFDMCDKDSNGVIDKEELSEMLRSLVEIARTTSLSDDHVTELIDGMFQDAGLERKNYLTYNDFKLMMKEYKGDFVAIGLDCKGAKQNFLDMSTNVARMTSFQIDQLPPEDSKNWARKQWDAISTFLEENRQNIFYLFVFYVITIALFVERFIHYSFMAEHTDLRHIMGVGIAITRGSAAALSFCYSLLLLTMSRNLLTKLKEFSIQQYIPLDSHIQFHKIAACTALFFSILHTVGHIVNFYHVSTQPIAHLRCLTNEISFPSDAKPTITFWLFQTVTGLTGILLFLVMTIIFVFAHPTIRQKAYKFFSLTHSLYVLFYALSLIHGLARLTGSPRFWIFFVGPAIIYALDKVVSLRTKYMALDIIETELLPSDVIKIKFYRPPNLKYLSGQWVRLSCTVFRSNEFHSFTLTSAPHENFLSCHIKAQGPWTWKLRNYFDPCNYNPEDEHPKIRIEGPFGGGNQDWYKFEVAVMVGGGIGVTPYASMLNDLVFGTSTNRYSGVACKKVYFLWICPSHKHFEWFIDVLRDVERKDVTDVLEIHIFITQFFHKFDLRTTMLYICENHFQRLSKKSIFTGLKAINHFGRPDMTSFLKFVQKKHSYVSKIGVFSCGPRPLTKSVMSACDEVNKGRRLPYFIHHFENFG